One genomic segment of Virgibacillus doumboii includes these proteins:
- a CDS encoding DUF4352 domain-containing protein: MNKHIKVLGIFVLALSLIIGCSEQSAINNESSPDIEEKSQEENPNKEVNEESKDESKEEPNKELNVFKIGETADVSDIKVTVTSIEPYTGEMRQFRSLKQDHAVKVGVIFKNTMNSKIYPNIYAFTMFDVEGNKLQPACPSGKTNLDEELPPGKKVKGAFYFDVPVQEGVWKLKYSSFVNFGESAVWEVPAK, encoded by the coding sequence TTGAATAAACACATAAAAGTATTAGGCATTTTCGTATTGGCATTAAGCTTAATAATTGGTTGCTCAGAACAATCTGCAATAAATAATGAATCTTCACCAGATATAGAAGAAAAATCACAAGAAGAGAACCCAAATAAAGAGGTAAATGAAGAATCTAAAGATGAATCTAAGGAAGAACCTAATAAAGAGCTAAATGTTTTCAAAATAGGTGAGACTGCGGACGTCAGCGATATAAAGGTTACGGTCACCAGTATCGAACCTTATACCGGAGAGATGAGACAGTTTCGTTCATTGAAACAGGATCATGCAGTTAAGGTTGGAGTCATATTTAAAAATACAATGAACAGTAAAATATATCCTAACATATATGCATTTACTATGTTTGATGTTGAAGGCAACAAACTCCAACCTGCCTGTCCAAGTGGCAAAACTAATTTAGATGAAGAACTTCCACCGGGAAAGAAAGTAAAAGGTGCTTTTTACTTTGATGTACCTGTACAAGAAGGAGTATGGAAACTTAAATATTCATCTTTTGTAAATTTTGGAGAATCAGCTGTTTGGGAAGTACCGGCAAAATAA
- a CDS encoding ABC transporter ATP-binding protein, which yields MSTSIKCKDLEKSHKGDGVETHALQGINLSFNKGEFTAIVGPSGLGKSTLLSLIGTLDQPSSGNISYDGKKLASMKQKQIADFRFEHIGFVFQQCHLFHTNFLENVMAPLFSRKVPYNKKERAQEVLKQVGLEDKGNSLPSQLSGGQQQRVAIARALVHEPDWLLADEPTGNLDTESGEVIFDIIQRLNSEKNCGVLFVTHDHDLASRANRVIKMKDGSVVSSLVER from the coding sequence ATGAGTACTTCAATTAAATGTAAGGATTTAGAAAAGTCACATAAAGGGGATGGGGTAGAAACCCATGCCCTGCAAGGTATTAACTTGTCATTTAACAAGGGAGAATTTACGGCAATTGTTGGACCTTCAGGATTGGGAAAATCAACCTTATTAAGTTTGATTGGAACACTTGATCAACCATCATCAGGGAATATCTCATACGATGGAAAAAAACTAGCGAGTATGAAGCAGAAACAGATTGCTGATTTTCGGTTTGAACATATCGGATTTGTTTTCCAGCAGTGTCACTTATTCCACACTAACTTCCTTGAAAATGTCATGGCACCATTGTTCTCCAGAAAAGTTCCGTACAACAAAAAGGAGCGCGCCCAGGAAGTATTAAAACAAGTAGGCTTGGAAGACAAGGGAAATTCATTGCCATCACAATTATCAGGTGGGCAGCAGCAACGTGTGGCAATTGCAAGGGCGCTTGTCCATGAGCCAGACTGGCTGCTGGCTGATGAGCCTACAGGAAATCTGGATACTGAATCAGGGGAAGTTATTTTTGACATCATTCAACGTCTTAACTCTGAAAAGAATTGCGGAGTTCTATTTGTGACACATGACCATGATTTAGCGAGCAGAGCTAATAGAGT
- a CDS encoding ABC transporter permease has product MISLLIKQWMRNKERFLLSIVGVLLISGVLIYLFSLTESTKGTVTETLQKEWKSAYDLVVTPSDTEILNQNNLMKPNYIKGINGRISYEKYETIKEITGVEVAAPLSVMGYTQLSLSVRDAFNVAEPGLYKLNIQKTHHNNLYKSTLLDVTYYTLAGLTGSRPDLNFGTHLSNPSFTLRNDQLIVGIDPEQEAKLVGLNDSIISSNNSRYLNENDTGKQEKTDNVFHLPVILNQNSFANSNYKVTLEKLDIPFKTEAQQKESAEKIREGNGEEFLNQIDTVPVDEYTVTGKELEEIYFQTLQNPSKNRSMDIGISQLIYASSPLNYQKINSPFPKRWSSSFQVQNQQVNGDEGLFPKEYLPPYVFRQPKPAPYKVENGRPSFTVLNFNVIGKYDPSNLQVSMDPLTKLPLQTYRPAEATVVLDENREPLNPVKKIEGSGAPTALLPNPPNLLTTVKAAEKLLGGNSISSIRIKAKGIEDFGNASQSKLESIKQEIMDKTGLQVTITRGSSPQPTITKIVNKGKAEGWMEQSWIHIGAAIAIFRETSLGYTSILLAVLLIGSMYVLATSYVSFLTNRKEYSILLALGWRTNMLRIMIVTEAVSYVILITIFTTVVEYILAQNGAMFNLAKVGLVGLTSCFIYGFGILIPLIQVGKLKPYQGIKTGEIHSKSKRIFKNQSITGLVTNQIMQRPGRNLLSILAIALPSTLLSFYIFVSFHLDGVLYTSYLGEFVAVEVNESHYFIMGAALLVAVLTTGEMLWQNIVERRNELALFKSIGWKNRIIGFSIILEGALIGFLSGVVGLILSIAYIGIMYGIFPWDNLTILLLTICIPTVMGIIGAIIPTVKALRTNPYEVLKESA; this is encoded by the coding sequence GTGATATCTCTTTTAATCAAACAATGGATGCGAAATAAAGAACGATTTCTCCTATCTATAGTCGGGGTGTTATTAATAAGCGGAGTTCTTATTTATTTATTCAGCTTAACAGAATCGACAAAAGGAACGGTTACTGAGACATTACAAAAGGAATGGAAAAGTGCATATGATCTCGTTGTTACGCCATCAGATACTGAAATACTTAATCAAAATAACTTAATGAAACCAAACTACATAAAAGGGATAAATGGCAGGATTAGTTATGAAAAATATGAAACAATTAAAGAAATAACAGGTGTAGAGGTGGCAGCTCCCCTTTCTGTTATGGGGTATACACAACTTTCGCTGTCTGTAAGAGATGCTTTTAATGTAGCAGAACCAGGGCTATACAAATTAAATATTCAAAAGACACATCATAATAATTTATATAAATCAACATTATTAGATGTTACATATTATACGCTTGCAGGCTTGACCGGTTCACGTCCTGATCTAAACTTTGGTACACATCTTTCTAACCCCAGTTTTACTTTAAGAAACGATCAGTTAATTGTTGGAATAGATCCTGAGCAAGAGGCAAAATTGGTTGGACTCAATGACAGCATAATAAGTTCAAATAATAGTAGATATTTAAACGAAAATGATACAGGAAAACAAGAAAAAACTGATAATGTATTTCATTTACCTGTTATCTTAAACCAAAACAGTTTCGCTAACAGTAATTATAAAGTAACGTTAGAAAAACTGGATATACCCTTTAAAACCGAAGCGCAACAAAAAGAAAGTGCCGAAAAAATTAGAGAAGGAAATGGTGAGGAATTTCTCAACCAAATAGATACGGTACCCGTTGATGAATATACTGTTACAGGAAAAGAACTGGAAGAAATATACTTTCAGACACTACAAAATCCTAGTAAAAATCGATCAATGGATATTGGAATTTCTCAATTAATTTATGCATCGAGTCCATTAAACTATCAAAAAATAAATAGTCCGTTTCCTAAAAGGTGGTCATCCAGTTTTCAAGTTCAAAATCAACAGGTTAACGGTGATGAGGGTTTGTTCCCAAAAGAATACTTACCACCATATGTGTTCAGACAACCTAAACCTGCACCTTACAAAGTCGAAAATGGAAGGCCCTCCTTTACAGTATTGAATTTTAATGTTATTGGTAAATATGATCCTAGTAACCTTCAAGTCAGCATGGATCCCTTGACAAAATTACCGCTCCAAACCTACCGGCCAGCGGAAGCAACGGTGGTACTAGACGAAAATAGGGAGCCGCTAAATCCTGTGAAAAAGATAGAGGGATCTGGTGCCCCGACAGCTCTATTACCAAATCCGCCTAACTTATTAACCACCGTAAAAGCAGCAGAAAAACTGCTCGGTGGTAACAGTATTTCGTCTATCCGGATAAAGGCAAAAGGAATTGAGGATTTTGGAAATGCGTCGCAATCGAAATTAGAGTCGATAAAACAGGAAATTATGGATAAAACAGGTTTACAAGTAACTATCACACGAGGTTCATCTCCACAACCAACAATCACGAAAATCGTTAATAAAGGGAAAGCTGAGGGATGGATGGAACAGTCATGGATCCACATTGGGGCTGCAATTGCTATTTTCAGAGAAACATCCCTTGGTTATACAAGTATATTACTTGCGGTTCTACTAATTGGAAGTATGTATGTATTGGCTACATCTTACGTTTCATTTTTAACAAATCGCAAAGAATATAGTATCTTGCTGGCACTAGGTTGGCGTACTAATATGTTGCGAATAATGATTGTAACAGAGGCTGTGTCTTATGTTATCTTAATAACTATTTTTACCACTGTTGTAGAATATATTCTAGCACAGAATGGAGCAATGTTTAACTTAGCAAAAGTAGGATTAGTTGGTCTGACATCCTGTTTCATTTATGGTTTTGGTATTTTAATCCCTCTGATTCAGGTTGGAAAATTAAAGCCATATCAAGGGATAAAAACCGGGGAAATTCATTCAAAATCCAAACGAATCTTTAAAAACCAATCCATAACCGGCTTGGTGACAAATCAAATTATGCAGCGTCCCGGGCGTAATTTACTGTCTATATTAGCCATAGCTTTACCATCAACGTTACTATCATTCTATATTTTTGTTTCATTCCATTTGGATGGCGTACTATACACCTCCTATTTAGGAGAGTTTGTCGCTGTTGAAGTGAATGAGTCACATTATTTCATCATGGGGGCCGCATTACTTGTCGCCGTTTTAACAACCGGTGAAATGTTGTGGCAGAACATTGTAGAGCGAAGAAATGAATTAGCTTTGTTTAAATCAATCGGTTGGAAAAACAGGATAATCGGCTTTTCTATTATATTGGAGGGAGCACTAATCGGGTTTCTCTCTGGAGTCGTGGGATTAATTTTATCTATTGCTTACATCGGCATTATGTACGGAATTTTTCCATGGGATAACTTGACTATCCTGTTACTAACTATTTGCATTCCAACGGTTATGGGGATTATTGGCGCAATTATACCAACTGTAAAAGCACTGCGAACCAATCCATATGAAGTTCTTAAGGAAAGTGCGTAA
- a CDS encoding ABC transporter permease — protein sequence MISLLIKQWMRNKERFLLSIVGVLLISGVLIYLFSLTESTKGTVNETLQKEWKSAYDLVVTPTDTEILNQNNLMKPNYLKGIIGGISYEKYETIKEITGVDVAAPLSVMGYTQLSLSIRDAFNVSNPGLYKLNIQKTHHNNLYKTTLLDVTYYTVAGWTGSRPNLNFGAYLLNAGFTLRNDQLIVGIDPKQEAKLVGLDDSIITSTNSRYLNENDTGKHHARFDNSFHLPVILNQNSFANSNYKVTLKKLDIPFKTETQQKQSAEKIREGNGKEFLNQIDTVPVDEYIITGKELEEMYFQTLQNPLKNSLKGIGISQLYYESSPLNYQKINSPFPKRWSSGFQVANQQLNIDGGFYSKEYLPPYVFRQPKPAAYKVRNGKPSFTVLEFNIIGKYDPNNLQVSMDPLTKLPLQTYRPAEATVVLDQNGEPLNPVKKIEGSGAPTALLPNPPNLLTTVKAAEKLLGGNSISSIRIKAKGIEEFGNASQSKLESIKQEIMDKTGLQVTITRGSSPQPTVTKIVNKGKAEGWMEQSWINIGAAIAIFRETSLGYTSVLLAVLLIGSMYVLATSYVSFLTNRKEYSILLALGWRTNKLRQMIVTEAVSYVLLITILAIGVEYILAQNGTSFSLAKVGLVGLTSFFIYGFGILIPLIQVGKLKPYQGIKTGEIHSKSKRIFKNQSITGLVTNQIMQRPGRNLLSILAIALPSTLLSFYIFVSFHLDGVLYTSYLGEFVAVEVNESHYFIMGAALLVAVLTTGEMLWQNIVERRNELALFKSIGWKNRTIGFSIMLEGALIGFLSGVMGLILSIAYIGLMYGIFPWDNLTILLLTICIPTVMGIIGAIIPTVKALRTNPYEVLKESA from the coding sequence GTGATATCTCTTTTAATCAAACAATGGATGCGAAATAAAGAACGATTTCTTCTTTCTATAGTTGGGGTATTATTAATTAGCGGAGTCCTTATCTATTTATTCAGCTTAACAGAATCGACAAAAGGAACCGTTAATGAGACGTTACAAAAGGAATGGAAAAGTGCGTATGATCTCGTTGTTACGCCTACAGATACTGAAATACTTAATCAAAATAACTTAATGAAACCAAATTATCTGAAAGGGATAATTGGTGGGATTAGTTATGAAAAATATGAAACAATTAAAGAAATAACAGGTGTAGATGTGGCTGCTCCCCTTTCCGTTATGGGGTATACACAACTTTCGCTGTCTATAAGAGATGCTTTTAATGTATCAAATCCCGGGCTATACAAATTAAATATTCAAAAAACACATCATAATAATTTATATAAAACAACATTATTAGATGTTACATATTATACGGTTGCAGGTTGGACTGGTTCACGCCCTAATCTAAACTTTGGTGCATACCTTCTTAACGCTGGTTTTACTTTAAGAAACGATCAGTTAATTGTTGGAATAGATCCTAAGCAAGAGGCAAAATTGGTTGGACTTGATGATAGCATAATAACTTCAACTAACAGTAGATATCTTAACGAAAATGATACAGGAAAACACCATGCAAGATTTGATAATTCATTTCATTTACCTGTTATCTTAAATCAAAACAGTTTCGCTAACAGTAATTATAAAGTAACGTTAAAAAAACTGGATATACCCTTTAAAACCGAAACGCAACAAAAACAAAGCGCCGAGAAAATCAGAGAAGGAAATGGCAAGGAATTTCTCAACCAAATAGATACAGTACCCGTTGATGAATATATTATTACAGGAAAAGAACTGGAGGAAATGTACTTTCAGACACTACAAAATCCCCTTAAGAATTCATTGAAAGGTATTGGAATATCTCAATTATATTATGAATCGAGTCCATTAAACTATCAAAAAATAAATAGTCCATTTCCTAAAAGGTGGTCTTCTGGTTTTCAAGTTGCAAATCAACAACTTAACATTGATGGAGGCTTTTATTCAAAAGAATACTTACCACCATATGTGTTCAGACAACCTAAACCTGCAGCTTACAAAGTCAGAAATGGAAAGCCTTCTTTCACAGTATTGGAATTTAATATTATTGGTAAATATGATCCTAATAACCTTCAAGTCAGTATGGATCCCTTGACAAAATTACCGCTCCAAACCTACCGGCCAGCGGAGGCAACAGTGGTACTAGACCAAAATGGGGAGCCACTAAATCCAGTGAAAAAAATAGAGGGATCTGGTGCCCCGACAGCACTATTACCAAACCCGCCTAACTTACTAACCACTGTAAAAGCGGCAGAAAAGCTGCTCGGTGGTAACAGTATTTCTTCTATCCGGATAAAGGCAAAAGGAATTGAGGAATTTGGAAATGCGTCGCAATCAAAATTAGAGTCGATAAAACAAGAAATTATGGATAAAACAGGTTTACAAGTAACCATCACACGAGGTTCATCTCCACAACCAACTGTCACGAAAATCGTTAATAAAGGGAAAGCTGAGGGATGGATGGAACAGTCATGGATCAACATTGGCGCTGCAATTGCTATTTTCAGAGAAACATCCCTTGGTTATACAAGTGTACTACTTGCAGTTCTGCTAATCGGAAGTATGTATGTATTGGCGACATCTTACGTGTCTTTTTTAACGAATCGTAAAGAGTATAGTATCTTGCTGGCACTTGGCTGGCGAACTAATAAGCTGCGACAAATGATTGTAACAGAAGCTGTGTCTTATGTTTTATTGATAACTATTTTGGCGATTGGTGTAGAGTATATTCTGGCACAGAATGGAACATCGTTTAGCTTAGCAAAAGTAGGATTAGTTGGTCTAACATCATTTTTCATTTATGGATTTGGCATTTTAATCCCACTGATTCAGGTCGGAAAATTAAAGCCGTATCAAGGGATAAAAACGGGAGAAATTCATTCAAAATCCAAACGAATCTTTAAAAACCAATCGATAACCGGATTGGTAACAAATCAAATTATGCAGCGTCCTGGGCGAAACTTACTGTCTATATTAGCTATAGCATTACCATCAACGTTACTATCATTCTATATTTTTGTTTCATTCCATTTAGATGGCGTCCTTTATACCTCCTATCTAGGAGAGTTTGTCGCTGTTGAAGTGAATGAGTCACATTACTTCATCATGGGGGCCGCATTACTTGTCGCCGTTTTAACAACTGGTGAAATGTTGTGGCAGAACATTGTAGAGCGAAGAAATGAATTGGCATTATTTAAGTCAATTGGTTGGAAAAATAGGACCATCGGTTTTTCTATTATGTTGGAAGGAGCGCTAATCGGGTTTCTCTCTGGAGTCATGGGATTAATTTTATCTATTGCTTACATCGGCTTGATGTACGGAATTTTCCCGTGGGATAACTTGACTATCCTGTTACTAACCATCTGCATCCCAACAGTTATGGGGATTATTGGCGCAATTATTCCAACTGTAAAAGCGCTACGAACCAATCCATATGAAGTTTTGAAGGAAAGTGCGTGA
- a CDS encoding MauE/DoxX family redox-associated membrane protein — MGIFSITIALFFAYVFMFSAVTKIKGLSDHVKIFTSYEILPHQFSIPFSLGFIAIEVISSLLIIFRFHAVIGIIMLGILTFIYTLAILINLLRGRKDLSCGCGGVLGDHNISYKLISRNILIISGLFLVYLLPSGEILLVPYVLLNILVISGFCLYLIVIEMQTIKRLRKELLA, encoded by the coding sequence ATGGGTATATTTAGTATTACCATAGCATTATTCTTTGCATATGTGTTTATGTTCTCAGCAGTTACAAAAATTAAAGGGCTTTCAGACCATGTTAAAATCTTTACTAGTTATGAAATATTGCCCCATCAATTTTCAATTCCTTTTAGTTTAGGATTCATTGCCATAGAAGTGATTTCTAGTTTACTGATAATTTTTCGATTTCATGCCGTTATAGGAATTATTATGTTAGGGATACTTACATTCATCTATACATTAGCTATATTAATAAATTTATTACGTGGAAGAAAGGATTTGTCGTGCGGATGTGGTGGAGTATTAGGGGATCACAATATTTCGTATAAGCTTATTTCCAGAAATATTTTGATTATATCAGGGTTATTCTTGGTGTACCTGTTGCCATCGGGAGAAATATTGTTAGTACCGTACGTCCTACTGAATATATTAGTAATTTCAGGTTTTTGTTTGTATCTAATAGTTATAGAAATGCAGACTATTAAAAGATTGAGAAAGGAGCTGTTAGCATGA
- a CDS encoding ABC transporter ATP-binding protein, with amino-acid sequence MKTMLKAFLIIFKINPIIFSFLTVLKIVKGALPLLSIIILQRLINSVQFYFEDQVELMNIIFLLFMQIGLTIFINVLTKIDEYLRAVIQLNIELDIKTKISRKMISVNYERLEDHEFYNLIQRTNGDLGSQFLGPINNLLEIVRSLITIISILLFLLQFHILFVIILVTFSIPLLFIQNKLGSDRYWLAKYMTPFAREQNYIFSLFIDRKYNKEIRV; translated from the coding sequence TTGAAAACTATGTTAAAAGCATTTTTAATAATATTTAAAATTAATCCTATCATTTTCAGTTTTCTTACTGTATTAAAAATAGTAAAAGGTGCATTACCTTTATTATCAATAATAATCCTACAAAGACTAATAAATTCCGTTCAATTTTATTTTGAAGATCAAGTTGAATTAATGAATATAATATTTTTACTATTTATGCAAATAGGACTAACTATTTTTATCAATGTATTAACAAAAATTGACGAGTATCTAAGGGCGGTTATTCAATTAAATATAGAATTAGATATCAAAACCAAAATTTCACGAAAAATGATTTCTGTTAATTACGAAAGGCTTGAAGATCATGAGTTTTATAATTTAATTCAACGAACAAATGGCGATTTAGGTTCCCAGTTTTTAGGGCCAATTAATAATTTGCTAGAAATAGTGAGATCTTTAATTACAATTATCTCAATTCTTCTTTTCTTATTACAATTCCATATTTTATTTGTTATCATTTTAGTTACATTTTCTATTCCGTTACTGTTTATACAAAACAAGCTCGGAAGTGATCGTTATTGGCTAGCTAAGTATATGACACCTTTTGCAAGAGAGCAAAACTATATATTTAGTTTGTTTATAGATAGAAAGTATAATAAAGAAATAAGGGTGTGA
- a CDS encoding ABC transporter ATP-binding protein yields MEAIQRVLSSISSLSYMTSNLKEGTHYINDIFLILNIPEKAVRKGSFNNKKPPDNVIEVRNLSFKYPFENSNAIMDISLKIRKGSSVMIVGSNGSGKSTLIKCLIGLYQVPEDTINLFGNDITQLSEEEIYDKISVIYQDFGMYELTAFQNILIGDTKKEKSKVIQSAIEADIHDYISTLSEGYDTKLGRIFEGSRDLSGGQWQKLALARSIIKDSDLIILDEPSSSLDPIAEKKLFMNFKSITEGKTSIYISHRMYACHLADHIIVLKDGKIVEQGNHSELLKIDGHYTELYNNQSDMYKEKMRR; encoded by the coding sequence ATGGAAGCCATACAAAGAGTTTTGAGCTCTATAAGTAGTTTATCTTATATGACATCTAACCTTAAAGAAGGGACACATTATATAAATGACATATTTTTAATTCTTAACATTCCTGAAAAAGCAGTTAGAAAAGGAAGCTTTAATAATAAGAAACCGCCTGATAATGTGATAGAAGTAAGGAATTTAAGTTTTAAATATCCTTTTGAAAATAGCAATGCTATAATGGACATAAGTCTGAAAATTAGAAAAGGTTCTAGCGTAATGATTGTAGGCAGTAACGGTTCAGGGAAGTCTACGTTGATAAAATGTCTAATTGGTTTATACCAAGTTCCTGAAGATACAATAAATTTATTCGGTAATGATATCACACAACTATCAGAAGAAGAAATTTATGATAAAATCTCTGTTATATATCAGGATTTTGGAATGTATGAATTAACCGCTTTTCAAAATATACTAATTGGAGACACAAAAAAGGAAAAATCGAAAGTGATTCAGTCTGCTATTGAGGCTGATATACATGATTACATAAGCACTTTATCTGAAGGATATGATACTAAACTTGGAAGGATTTTTGAAGGGAGTAGGGATTTGTCCGGGGGTCAATGGCAAAAACTTGCTTTAGCAAGATCAATTATTAAAGATTCTGATTTAATAATACTAGATGAGCCTTCATCTTCACTAGACCCAATAGCAGAAAAGAAGTTATTTATGAATTTTAAGTCGATTACAGAAGGAAAAACATCAATTTATATTTCACATCGTATGTATGCGTGTCATTTGGCGGATCATATTATTGTATTAAAAGATGGTAAAATTGTTGAACAAGGTAATCATTCAGAATTACTGAAAATAGATGGTCATTACACAGAACTTTATAATAATCAATCAGATATGTACAAAGAAAAAATGAGGAGGTAA
- a CDS encoding HAD family hydrolase — protein MIKAIMFDLDDTLLWDKKSVDKAFNNTCNLAFEKYRVDPVELEKNVRENARKLYASYNTYSFTQMIGINPFEGLWADFDDDGEGFRELKKIAPAYQKEVWISGLKDMGIDDLQFGYELAETFPEERKRNALVFDDTFHVLEQLKGKYQLLLLTNGSPSLQEAKLDLTPELRRYFDHIVISGAFGKGKPDPDIFMHALGLLSVDKEEVLMVGDNLKTDILGASRTGIASVWINRHWEGKEDVVPDYEISQLEELLSIIEKVDGRG, from the coding sequence ATGATTAAGGCAATTATGTTTGACCTGGACGACACACTGCTTTGGGATAAAAAAAGTGTAGACAAAGCTTTTAATAATACTTGTAATCTCGCCTTCGAAAAATATCGTGTTGATCCTGTTGAACTGGAAAAAAATGTCCGGGAAAATGCCAGGAAACTGTATGCTTCTTATAATACATATTCTTTTACACAGATGATTGGCATTAATCCTTTTGAAGGACTGTGGGCGGATTTTGACGATGATGGGGAAGGGTTTCGTGAACTGAAAAAGATTGCTCCGGCGTATCAAAAAGAAGTATGGATAAGCGGGCTGAAGGATATGGGAATTGATGATCTCCAGTTTGGATATGAACTTGCCGAAACATTCCCTGAAGAACGAAAGCGGAATGCACTTGTTTTTGATGACACGTTTCACGTATTGGAGCAACTAAAAGGGAAATATCAGTTGCTGCTGCTGACAAACGGTTCTCCCAGTTTGCAGGAAGCAAAACTTGATTTAACTCCGGAACTGAGGAGGTATTTTGATCATATTGTGATTTCGGGAGCTTTTGGAAAAGGGAAACCAGATCCTGATATTTTTATGCACGCACTCGGCCTTCTTTCCGTTGATAAAGAAGAGGTGCTGATGGTTGGAGACAATCTGAAGACAGATATTCTGGGTGCTTCCAGGACAGGGATAGCCTCGGTCTGGATTAACCGGCATTGGGAAGGGAAAGAAGATGTGGTACCAGATTATGAGATTTCTCAGCTGGAGGAGCTGCTGTCTATTATTGAGAAGGTTGATGGGCGGGGATGA
- the istB gene encoding IS21-like element helper ATPase IstB codes for MSHSLKHIQQQLRALRLSESADYLPTLITQAESDEWTYRMFLTRLAEYEQKRRDEKQIEKRLKWAAFPSYKTLDAFNLNEQQSLSKKHISQLKEFTWLDQLYSLILLGPPGVGKTHLATGLGIEAIYQGYKVSFISMGDLIHTLKTEDIIRKSQTKMKRIRNSNLVIIDDLMFMAMDNREANLFFHLINDLYDKSSIILTSNKAPNEWGDLLGDPSLTTAILDRIIHRAEVIHFRNDDSYRMKHRSSIFENESVQN; via the coding sequence ATGAGTCATTCATTGAAACATATTCAACAACAATTGCGAGCATTAAGGCTGTCGGAATCCGCCGATTACCTGCCGACGCTTATTACGCAAGCTGAATCAGATGAGTGGACATATCGAATGTTTCTAACTCGTTTGGCAGAATATGAACAAAAGCGTCGCGATGAGAAACAGATTGAAAAAAGATTAAAATGGGCTGCATTCCCTTCTTATAAAACGCTGGATGCGTTTAACCTTAACGAACAACAATCATTAAGCAAGAAGCATATCAGCCAACTAAAAGAGTTTACATGGTTGGATCAATTATACAGTCTTATCCTTTTGGGACCGCCAGGTGTGGGGAAAACACACTTGGCAACGGGGCTAGGGATAGAGGCCATTTATCAAGGGTATAAAGTTTCTTTTATCTCCATGGGAGATTTAATTCATACATTAAAAACGGAGGATATTATAAGGAAATCACAGACAAAAATGAAACGTATCAGGAACTCCAATTTAGTGATTATTGATGACCTTATGTTTATGGCAATGGATAACCGTGAGGCGAACTTATTCTTCCATTTAATAAACGACCTATATGACAAATCTTCCATCATTTTAACGTCAAACAAGGCACCAAATGAATGGGGTGATCTATTAGGTGACCCTAGTCTAACCACAGCCATATTGGATCGGATAATACATCGGGCTGAAGTCATACATTTTCGAAACGATGACAGTTATCGTATGAAACATCGTTCTTCCATTTTTGAGAACGAAAGTGTTCAAAATTAA
- a CDS encoding DUF4352 domain-containing protein has product MNKHIKILGIFVLASGLIVGCSEQSATKNEPSHDVEGKTQEENPNKQVNEESEDESKEEPKDEPKDEPKDEPKKVLINEVNALQMGDTADIGGIKVTVTSIERYTGEMRQFRALKQDHAVKIGAIIKNTKDSEIHPTSYRFTLYDVEGNKLKYAWPAWPGGKTRLREDLPPGKKIQGDIFFDVPAQEGSWTLKYSSVVNYAEPAAFWEIPAK; this is encoded by the coding sequence TTGAATAAACACATAAAAATATTAGGCATTTTCGTATTGGCATCAGGCTTAATAGTTGGCTGCTCAGAACAATCTGCAACAAAAAATGAACCTTCACATGACGTTGAAGGAAAAACGCAAGAAGAGAACCCGAATAAACAAGTAAATGAAGAATCTGAAGATGAGTCTAAAGAAGAACCTAAAGATGAACCTAAAGATGAACCTAAAGATGAACCTAAGAAAGTACTTATTAATGAGGTAAATGCTTTACAAATGGGTGATACTGCAGACATCGGTGGTATAAAGGTTACGGTTACCAGTATTGAACGTTATACTGGAGAGATGAGACAGTTTCGTGCATTGAAACAGGATCATGCAGTTAAGATTGGAGCCATAATTAAAAATACAAAGGACAGCGAGATACATCCTACCTCATATAGGTTTACTCTGTATGATGTTGAAGGTAATAAACTCAAATATGCCTGGCCAGCCTGGCCCGGTGGTAAAACTAGATTAAGAGAAGATCTTCCACCAGGAAAGAAAATACAGGGTGATATTTTCTTTGATGTACCTGCACAAGAAGGATCGTGGACACTTAAATATTCATCTGTAGTCAATTATGCAGAACCAGCGGCATTTTGGGAGATACCAGCAAAATAA